A segment of the Erythrobacter sp. F6033 genome:
AGCACGCAGCGTCGTGTTAAAATCTCAATCGCTTTCAGAAATACTCTTTCATAGCTCGAAACAGACGCGTGAAACTGAACGTGCTGGCCAAGCCTGTTGCGCTGCCCCGATACTCTCGATGACGCGCGCCGATCGCGCGAATGTCAATTGGATCGTCAGCAGCATAAAGACAAAGCCCCGCCAATGTTGCAAAGCCTGGTGTAGAATGTGCTTCCGGCAGTCCCGTAAGCGAAGGCGCTCTGCCAACCCGCACCGGCATGCCAAGCGCACTCTGGGTGAATTCTGCAAGGCCCGCCAGCTCTGCGCCGCCGCCTGTCAGCACAACTTGGCCTGCACGGGATCCCACAAAACCCATTTCTTTGAGAGACTTGCCGACCTCCCGTGTCAGCTGTGAAAGCTGTTGAGTCACGACTGAGACCAATTCAGCGCGAGGGATACGGTTTTTCTCATCAGCACCGCGTGCGACAGGGCCGGAGCCATCTTCATCCCAACCGTCATTCGGGCCATTGACCGGGATCATTTCGCGATGATCAGACGGGCTGGCGATGGCGGAACCAGATACGCATTTCAAACGCTCTGCCTGAAACCGCCTGATGCCAAATGCACTAGCGATTGCATCGGTGATGTCGCCCGACCCCATCGCGATGGCGCGAAGGCCCAACAGCATGCCGCCTGCGAAAACGGAAACATTTGTAACATCGGATCCGATTTCGACCAAAGCGACGCCCAGCTCGCGTTCTTCGAGCGAAAGACAGGCATAGCCGGATGCGAGCGGAGCCGCGACGACTCCTTCAACCTCAAGATGTGCACTTTGCACCGCCTCCATCAGGTTGCGCAC
Coding sequences within it:
- the ftsA gene encoding cell division protein FtsA; the protein is MSRARLAKVFGAVNIGSFRISAMIMGETETGDLIVLGSGHRASQGIKRGYVTDMKAATYAIRDAVERAEKNAGQSVQSVWIACAGAGLKSRVSKVEIEIGGRRIEEDDVEHLLVAARDMIQPDGRTVLHAQPAHYTLDGAHGVANPRNLHAERLGVDVHVMLADGAPVRNLMEAVQSAHLEVEGVVAAPLASGYACLSLEERELGVALVEIGSDVTNVSVFAGGMLLGLRAIAMGSGDITDAIASAFGIRRFQAERLKCVSGSAIASPSDHREMIPVNGPNDGWDEDGSGPVARGADEKNRIPRAELVSVVTQQLSQLTREVGKSLKEMGFVGSRAGQVVLTGGGAELAGLAEFTQSALGMPVRVGRAPSLTGLPEAHSTPGFATLAGLCLYAADDPIDIRAIGARHREYRGSATGLASTFSFTRLFRAMKEYF